The genomic interval TTCGGGGCGTTCAACCAGATCATCATCCTGGTGGTGTGCCTGATGATTCTGCTCGGTTCGGTGAGCGGGCTGGTGATGTGGTGGAAGCGCCGGCCTGAAGGCGGGCTGGGCGTGCCACCGCTGCGCCATGACCTGCCGCGCTGGAAAGCGGCGGTGGGCGTGATGCTGGTGCTGGGGGTGATGTTCCCGTTGGTGGGAGTGTCGATGGTGGTGATGTGGGTGGTGGACAGCCTGGTGGTGCGCCGCCGCCGGGAGCTGGCCAGCGCCTGAGCCCTGCATAACCTGCACTGGCCTCTTCGCGGGCTTGCCCGCTCCCACAGGATCTCTGCCGCCCTCAGGCGTGGCGCGATACCTGTGGGAGCGGGCATGCCCGCGAAGAGGCCGGTGAAGGTCTCGAACTTTTCCTGCGAAAGCACGGCTGCCATCTGAAGATCGTGTCGATCTGTCGCGATCTCGAATTGGAACGCTCGTGTTAGCCTAGCCGGCGACTTTCAAGGGAATGCAGCTTATGACCGCAATTTCACCCAAACCACAAGAAGAGCAGCACCTGCAACGCAACCTGACCAACCGCCATATCCAGCTGATCGCCATCGGCGGCGCAATCGGGACCGGCCTGTTCATGGGCTCGGGCAAAACCATCAGCCTGGCGGGCCCGTCGATCATCTTCGTCTACATGATCATCGGCTTCATGCTGTTCTTCGTCATGCGCGCCATGGGCGAACTGCTGCTGTCGAACCTGAACTACAAATCGTTCATCGACTTCTCGGCCGACCTGCTCGGCCCCTGGGCGGGTTACTTCACCGGCTGGACTTACTGGTTCTGCTGGGTGGTCACCGGTATCGCCGACGTGGTCGCCATCGCAGCCTATACACAATTCTGGTTCCCCGACCTGCCGCAGTGGATACCGGCGCTGACCTGCGTAGGGCTGCTGCTGTCGCTGAACCTGGTGACGGTAAAAATGTTCGGCGAGATGGAATTCTGGTTCGCCCTGGTCAAGATCATCGCCATCCTCGGCCTGGTCGCTACCGGCCTGTACATGGTCATCACCGGCTTCACCTCGCCCAGCGGGCGCACTGCACAGCTGGCCAACCTGTGGAATGACGGCGGCATGTTCCCCCATGGCCTGATGGGCTTCTTCGCCGGGTTCCAGATTGCCGTGTTCGCCTTCGTCGGCATCGAGCTGGTGGGTACCACCGCCGCCGAAGCCAAGAACCCGGAGCGCACCCTGCCGCGGGCGATCAACTCGATCCCGATCCGCATCATCGTGTTCTACGTGCTGGCGCTGATCGCGATCATGGCCGTGACCCCATGGCGCGACGTGGTACCGGGCAAGAGCCCGTTCGTGGAGCTGTTCGTGCTGGCTGGCCTGCCTGCGGCGGCCAGCATCATCAACTTCGTGGTGCTGACCTCGGCGGCCTCGTCGGCCAACAGTGGCGTGTTCTCCACCAGCCGCATGCTCTACGGCCTGTCGCAAGAAGGTGACGCGCCCAAGGCATTCGAAAAACTGTCGAGCCGTTCGGTGCCGGCCAACGGCCTGTATTTCTCGTGCACCTGCCTGCTGCTGGGCGCGGTGCTGATCTATCTGGTGCCAAACGTGGTCGAGGCGTTCACCCTGGTGACCACGGTTTCGGCGGTGCTGTTCATGTTCGTCTGGACGCTGATCCTGCTGTCGTACCTGAAGTACCGCAAGAACCGCGCGGCGCTGCACC from Pseudomonas fortuita carries:
- the cycA gene encoding D-serine/D-alanine/glycine transporter; the protein is MTAISPKPQEEQHLQRNLTNRHIQLIAIGGAIGTGLFMGSGKTISLAGPSIIFVYMIIGFMLFFVMRAMGELLLSNLNYKSFIDFSADLLGPWAGYFTGWTYWFCWVVTGIADVVAIAAYTQFWFPDLPQWIPALTCVGLLLSLNLVTVKMFGEMEFWFALVKIIAILGLVATGLYMVITGFTSPSGRTAQLANLWNDGGMFPHGLMGFFAGFQIAVFAFVGIELVGTTAAEAKNPERTLPRAINSIPIRIIVFYVLALIAIMAVTPWRDVVPGKSPFVELFVLAGLPAAASIINFVVLTSAASSANSGVFSTSRMLYGLSQEGDAPKAFEKLSSRSVPANGLYFSCTCLLLGAVLIYLVPNVVEAFTLVTTVSAVLFMFVWTLILLSYLKYRKNRAALHQASKYKMPGGRFMCFVCLAFFAFILVLLSLEADTRSALVVTPIWFVLLAVTYQFVRSRRHPRSAVRNG